DNA from Oryzisolibacter sp. LB2S:
CGCTTGTGCGCCGCGCGCAGCTCGCCAAGCATGCGCGGGTGGTTGGTGCCGGGGTTCTGGCCGAAGATGAAGATGGCGTCGGCGCGGGTGAAATCATCGAGCGTCACCGTGCCCTTGCCCACGCCGATCTGCGGCCGCATGGCAGAGCCGCTGGGCTCGTGGCACATGTTGGAGCAGTCCGGGAAGTTGTTGGTGCCGTACTGGCGCACGAACAGCTGGTAGAGAAAGGCCGCCTCGTTGCTCGTGCGGCCCGAGGTGTAGAAGATGGCCTGGTTCGGGTCCGGCAGCCGGTTCAGGTGGCGCGCAATGAGGGCGAAGGCCTGGTCCCAGGCGATGGGCCGGTAATGGTCGCTGGCCGCGTCATAGACCATGGGGTGGGTGAGCCGGCCCTGGTCCTCGAGCCAGAAGTCGCTCTGCGCGGCCAGCTCGCTCACGCTGTGGCGGGCGAAGAACTCGGGGCCCACGCGCCGCGCCGTGGCCTCGGCGGCGACGGCCTTGACACCGTTCTCGCAGAACTCGAAGGCCGAATGGTGGTTGCGATCCGGCCAGGCGCAGCCCGGGCAGTCGAAGCCGTCGGGCTGGTTGGCCGAGAGCAGCGTCTTGACGCCCTTGACCGGAATCTCCTGGCGCAGCAGCGTGTTCTTGACGCTGTTCAACGCGCCCCAGCCGCCCGCAGGGCCCTTGTAGAACTGAATCTTCTGCTCGGACGACATGGGTTCTGCCTTCGAGGAATGAGCGGCGCGGCGGCCCGCGGCGTCAGGAGCTCTTGCTGATGGTGATGGTCGGGAACTTGGCCGAGAAGTCCTTGGACTGCTGGGCGATCTTCACGGCCACGTCGCGCGCCACCTGCTTGTAGATCTGCGCCACCTCGCCGTCGGGGTCGGCCACCACGGTGGGGCGACCGCTGTCGGCCTGCTCTCGGATCTGCAGCGCCAGCGGCAGCGCGCCCAGGTAGGCCATGCCGTAGTCCTGGGCCATCTTTTTGCCGCCGTCGGCGCCGAAGATGTGCTCGACATGGCCGCAGTTGCTGCACACATGCACGGCCATGTTCTCCACGATGCCGAGGATGGGCACGCCCACCTTCTGGAACATGGTGATGCCCTTCTTCGCGTCGAGCAGCGCGATGTCCTGCGGCGTGGTGACGATGACGGCCCCCGTGATGGGCACGCGCTGGGACAGCGTGAGCTGGATGTCGCCCGTGCCCGGCGGCATGTCGACGATGAGGTAGTCGAGGTCCTTCCAGTTCGTCTGGCGCAGGAGCTGCTCCAGCGCCTGCGTGGCCATGGGGCCGCGCCAGATCATGGCCTGGTCCGGCTCCACGAGAAAGCCTATGGACATGACCTGCACGCCGTGGCTCTCGAGCGGCTCCATGTTCTTGCCGTCCAGGCTCTCGGGCCGGCCGCTCACGCCGAGCATCATGGGCTGGCTCGGGCCGTAAATGTCGGCGTCGAGCACGCCCACGCGCGCGCCCTCTGCCGCCAGCGCCAGCGCCAGGTTGGCGGCCGTGGTGCTCTTGCCCACGCCGCCCTTGCCCGAGGCCACGGCGATGATGTTCTTCACGCCCGGCAGCAGCTGCACGCCGCGCTGAACCGCATGCGCGATGAC
Protein-coding regions in this window:
- the apbC gene encoding iron-sulfur cluster carrier protein ApbC; its protein translation is MALTEQDLLAALASVQDPHTGKDFVSTRAVRNVQISGGDVAFDVELGYPAKSLVPALRQQFIAAARALEGVANVSVNITSKVIAHAVQRGVQLLPGVKNIIAVASGKGGVGKSTTAANLALALAAEGARVGVLDADIYGPSQPMMLGVSGRPESLDGKNMEPLESHGVQVMSIGFLVEPDQAMIWRGPMATQALEQLLRQTNWKDLDYLIVDMPPGTGDIQLTLSQRVPITGAVIVTTPQDIALLDAKKGITMFQKVGVPILGIVENMAVHVCSNCGHVEHIFGADGGKKMAQDYGMAYLGALPLALQIREQADSGRPTVVADPDGEVAQIYKQVARDVAVKIAQQSKDFSAKFPTITISKSS